One window from the genome of Helicobacter pylori encodes:
- a CDS encoding 50S ribosomal protein L23, whose translation MADIMDIKSILYTEKSLGLQEKGVLVVQTAQNVTKNQLKEVFKTYFGFEPLKINSLKQEGKVKRFRGKLGQRKSFKKFYVKVPEGASIAALGA comes from the coding sequence ATGGCAGACATCATGGATATAAAGTCAATTCTTTACACTGAAAAGTCATTAGGATTGCAAGAAAAAGGTGTTTTAGTGGTCCAAACGGCTCAAAATGTAACTAAAAACCAGCTCAAAGAAGTGTTTAAAACTTACTTTGGCTTTGAGCCTTTGAAAATCAATTCTTTGAAGCAAGAAGGTAAGGTGAAACGCTTTAGAGGGAAGCTTGGACAAAGAAAGTCGTTTAAGAAATTTTATGTGAAAGTTCCAGAGGGCGCTAGCATTGCCGCCCTTGGCGCGTAG
- the rplB gene encoding 50S ribosomal protein L2, with protein sequence MGDSVIAAEGGLDIKVGFAMKLKNIPIGTVVHNIEMHPGAGGQLARSAGMSAQIMGRENKYTILRMPSSEMRYILSECMASVGVVGNEDFINVSIGKAGRNRHRGIRPQTRGSAMNPVDHPHGGGEGKTGTSGHPVSPWGTPAKGYKTRKKKASDKLIISRKKHK encoded by the coding sequence GTGGGCGATAGCGTTATCGCTGCTGAAGGCGGTTTGGATATTAAAGTGGGCTTTGCGATGAAGTTGAAAAATATCCCTATAGGAACGGTGGTGCATAATATTGAAATGCATCCGGGGGCTGGTGGGCAATTAGCCAGAAGCGCTGGGATGAGCGCTCAAATCATGGGTAGGGAAAATAAATACACCATTCTTAGGATGCCAAGCTCTGAAATGCGCTACATTTTAAGCGAATGCATGGCGAGTGTTGGCGTGGTAGGGAATGAGGATTTTATCAATGTCTCTATCGGTAAGGCAGGGCGTAACCGCCACAGAGGCATTCGCCCACAAACTCGTGGTAGTGCGATGAACCCAGTGGATCACCCGCATGGTGGGGGTGAGGGTAAAACAGGGACAAGCGGTCATCCTGTATCGCCTTGGGGCACTCCAGCTAAGGGCTATAAAACGAGAAAGAAAAAAGCTAGCGACAAGCTCATCATTTCCAGAAAGAAACATAAATAA
- the rpsC gene encoding 30S ribosomal protein S3 has product MGQKVNPVGLRLGINRNWTSRWFPSARTAPSNIDEDNKIRKFLKKELYYAGVSEIVIERAAKKLRVTVVAARPGLIIGKKGVDIEKVKEGLKTLIKKEVSINIKEVKRPQADAQLAAENVATQLEKRVAFRRAMKKVMQAALKSGAKGIKVRVSGRLAGAEIARTEWYMEGRVPLHTLRAKIDYGFAEAMTVYGIIGVKVWIFKGEVLQKGIQFEKKEEAKEEREPRRSRRGRQ; this is encoded by the coding sequence ATGGGACAAAAAGTTAATCCGGTAGGTTTAAGATTAGGTATTAATAGGAATTGGACTTCCAGATGGTTCCCTAGCGCTCGCACCGCTCCAAGCAATATTGATGAAGACAATAAGATCAGGAAATTCCTTAAAAAAGAGCTTTATTACGCTGGCGTGAGCGAGATTGTGATTGAAAGAGCGGCTAAAAAACTGCGCGTTACGGTCGTAGCGGCTCGCCCAGGGCTTATCATTGGTAAAAAAGGCGTGGATATTGAAAAAGTCAAAGAAGGCCTAAAAACGCTCATCAAAAAAGAAGTCTCCATTAATATTAAAGAAGTCAAACGCCCCCAAGCTGACGCCCAATTAGCCGCAGAAAATGTAGCCACCCAGCTAGAAAAAAGGGTCGCTTTCCGCCGCGCGATGAAAAAGGTCATGCAAGCGGCGTTAAAATCCGGCGCTAAAGGGATCAAGGTGCGCGTTTCTGGCCGTTTAGCAGGGGCTGAAATCGCTCGCACCGAATGGTATATGGAAGGGCGCGTTCCTTTACACACCTTAAGGGCTAAGATTGATTATGGCTTTGCTGAAGCGATGACGGTATATGGTATTATTGGCGTGAAAGTGTGGATTTTCAAAGGGGAAGTTTTGCAAAAAGGCATCCAATTTGAGAAAAAAGAAGAGGCTAAAGAAGAAAGAGAGCCTAGAAGAAGCAGAAGAGGGAGGCAATAA
- the rplV gene encoding 50S ribosomal protein L22 — protein MSKALLRFVRLSPTKARLIARQIQGMNAELAIASLEFTPNKAARVLSKVVASAVANGSLDAKSALIVSCRVDAGPVLRRSIPRAKGRATAIRKPTSHVFVEVAEGKEMKSSKSHKKNQAEGK, from the coding sequence ATGAGCAAAGCGTTATTAAGATTTGTGCGGTTATCTCCTACTAAAGCCAGATTGATTGCAAGACAGATTCAAGGCATGAACGCTGAATTAGCGATCGCTAGTTTGGAGTTTACGCCCAATAAAGCGGCCAGAGTGCTTTCAAAAGTGGTGGCTTCTGCGGTCGCTAACGGCTCTTTAGACGCCAAGAGCGCTCTGATTGTTTCTTGCAGAGTGGATGCTGGTCCTGTGCTTAGGCGCTCCATTCCAAGGGCTAAAGGCAGAGCCACAGCTATTAGAAAGCCAACATCTCATGTATTCGTAGAAGTAGCAGAAGGGAAAGAAATGAAATCTTCTAAAAGCCATAAAAAAAATCAAGCAGAAGGTAAGTAG
- the rpsS gene encoding 30S ribosomal protein S19, with amino-acid sequence MSRSIKKGPFIDDHLMKKTLKAKEGKDNRPIKTWSRRSTILPEMIGFTYNVHNGRVFVPVYITENHVGYKLGEFAPTRTFKGHKGSVQKKIGK; translated from the coding sequence ATGTCTAGGTCAATTAAAAAGGGTCCTTTTATAGACGACCACTTGATGAAAAAAACGCTCAAGGCAAAAGAGGGTAAGGATAACCGCCCGATTAAAACATGGTCTAGAAGAAGCACCATTTTGCCTGAAATGATTGGTTTTACTTATAATGTGCATAACGGAAGGGTTTTTGTCCCTGTGTATATCACAGAAAACCATGTGGGTTATAAGTTAGGGGAATTCGCTCCTACAAGAACTTTTAAAGGGCACAAAGGCAGTGTCCAAAAAAAGATTGGCAAGTAA
- the rplP gene encoding 50S ribosomal protein L16: MLMPKRTKYRKQMKGRNRGKAHRGNSIAFGDIAIKAIEHGRIDSRQIESARVAMTRHIKRAGKVWIRVFPDKPLTAKPLETRMGKGKGSVEKWVMNIKPGRIVYEMLGIEEGLAREALALAQSKLPFKTKIVTCESENEIY, translated from the coding sequence ATGTTAATGCCAAAAAGAACAAAATACAGAAAGCAAATGAAAGGGCGCAATCGTGGGAAAGCCCATCGTGGTAACTCCATTGCGTTTGGGGATATTGCGATTAAAGCCATAGAGCATGGGAGGATTGATTCACGCCAGATTGAATCCGCAAGGGTGGCCATGACAAGGCACATTAAAAGAGCGGGTAAGGTGTGGATTAGAGTATTTCCCGATAAGCCTTTGACCGCTAAGCCTTTAGAAACCAGGATGGGTAAAGGTAAAGGCTCTGTGGAAAAATGGGTGATGAATATCAAGCCGGGCAGAATCGTTTATGAAATGCTAGGCATTGAAGAAGGACTAGCGAGAGAAGCTTTAGCGTTAGCTCAGAGCAAACTTCCTTTTAAAACCAAAATTGTAACTTGTGAGAGCGAAAATGAAATATACTGA